The Desulfomicrobium orale DSM 12838 genome includes a window with the following:
- a CDS encoding TOMM precursor leader peptide-binding protein, with product MTSLSRELPVRPRIRASYHIIPMSDNRIQLRSGADAFILRGETVQALIQALLPLLTGEHSIDAILEKLDEAYAPESVRNLLQTLSARRVIEDAAVMPPESVSKEEMDGYRPQLTYFSHYAANPYEQQARLRQARVAVCGLGPLGARVAASLTRAGVGEIVGLDDRPVKQEDFQQGLLFAPEDLGRLRAEVFSTPAQSSQTVCRQGVAEPISGPEYFVRHLEGVDYLVVCLETPRPRLLQWVNQACLEHRLTWTWCALDGHEGTVGPTVIPRQLACWKCYDLRVKSNVDHYEEYLALDNYLHQADPAEAGFGYLVPSLDLLAGLTALEIVKDLSGLTPPLTYGAQLSVNLLTSVFDLHPVLKLPRCPVCGRADKQGAMVRPFLEKA from the coding sequence GTGACGAGCCTTTCCCGGGAATTGCCTGTGCGCCCCAGAATCCGGGCAAGTTATCACATTATTCCCATGAGTGATAACCGCATCCAGCTTCGCTCCGGCGCGGACGCCTTTATCCTGCGCGGCGAAACAGTACAGGCCCTGATACAGGCCTTGCTTCCCTTACTGACCGGCGAACATTCCATTGACGCCATTCTGGAAAAACTGGACGAAGCATATGCTCCGGAATCCGTCCGCAACCTGCTGCAGACATTGAGTGCGCGCAGAGTGATTGAAGATGCGGCCGTAATGCCTCCGGAGTCCGTGAGCAAGGAAGAGATGGACGGCTACAGACCGCAACTCACATATTTTTCCCATTATGCAGCCAACCCCTATGAACAACAGGCCAGATTGCGACAGGCGCGCGTGGCGGTCTGCGGGCTGGGCCCCCTAGGAGCGCGCGTCGCCGCTTCCCTGACCCGCGCCGGCGTAGGGGAAATTGTGGGGCTGGATGATCGCCCGGTGAAACAGGAAGATTTTCAGCAGGGGTTGCTTTTCGCGCCGGAAGATCTGGGGCGACTTCGGGCCGAAGTTTTCTCAACGCCTGCGCAGTCGAGCCAAACGGTGTGCCGGCAAGGCGTTGCCGAACCCATCAGCGGCCCAGAATATTTTGTCCGCCACCTGGAAGGGGTGGACTATCTCGTGGTATGTCTGGAAACCCCCCGGCCCCGACTTTTGCAATGGGTCAACCAAGCCTGCCTGGAACACCGGCTGACCTGGACTTGGTGCGCCCTGGACGGACACGAAGGCACGGTCGGCCCCACGGTCATTCCCCGGCAGCTTGCCTGCTGGAAATGCTACGACCTGCGCGTCAAATCCAATGTGGATCACTATGAGGAATATCTGGCCCTGGACAATTATCTGCATCAGGCGGATCCGGCCGAAGCCGGATTCGGGTACCTGGTTCCTTCTCTTGATCTGCTGGCCGGGCTGACGGCTCTGGAAATCGTCAAGGATTTAAGCGGGTTGACCCCGCCCCTGACCTACGGCGCACAGCTCAGCGTCAACCTGTTGACATCTGTGTTCGACCTGCATCCGGTGCTCAAACTCCCGCGCTGCCCGGTGTGCGGGCGTGCGGACAAACAGGGAGCAATGGTGCGGCCCTTTCTGGAGAAGGCATGA
- a CDS encoding YcaO-like family protein produces MMRFARYRPSQMADRLVDSKTGVIKTCSGLMRGAHEPKFFIDITEISGTQRVMPFLGGISSTGVGLTAEDAANAALGEALEDYCFSIVPDDLPLSTWRNLTRAGHSALHPEEYPLFSARQYAQANFPFAPFTEDTPLRWVQAHSFPEGAEKFVPAGLIYGNYQPVAQELRICPTNFTGTGCGRTAGRALFAALCEVIERDAMMIWWLNQLPCPKSKPLPDSWFKRILEERFEFSGLHLELWEITTDINIPCFFGLLTDPFHHIANGGFGCRLSPEQAAFKALCECLQNRLGVLSLRDGSGVRELNARLGKKVLNYSLAEQYARAETEGFATMTQLNMNLQFYADPDNFRYLDTVRSNQDEVFFPRPGHRPFDVDPAEQLAAYIDALQRKGLEILVVDITLPDIADLGFFVTRALVPGLVPNSVTAWPYLGNPRLYTVPEYLGFKGKKNPSWKPHPCRTVENSPEDKAAP; encoded by the coding sequence ATGATGCGCTTTGCCCGATACCGGCCCTCCCAAATGGCCGACAGGTTGGTGGACAGCAAGACCGGGGTCATTAAAACCTGCTCCGGCCTGATGCGGGGAGCGCACGAACCGAAGTTCTTCATCGACATCACCGAGATCTCCGGAACACAACGCGTAATGCCTTTTCTGGGCGGGATCTCCAGTACCGGGGTCGGGCTCACGGCGGAAGACGCGGCCAACGCGGCTCTGGGCGAAGCCCTGGAAGATTATTGCTTCAGCATCGTTCCTGACGACCTGCCCCTGTCGACCTGGCGCAACCTGACCCGGGCCGGGCATTCCGCCCTGCACCCTGAAGAATATCCCCTTTTTTCGGCGCGCCAATATGCGCAGGCGAATTTTCCCTTTGCCCCCTTTACCGAGGACACGCCCCTGCGCTGGGTCCAGGCCCACTCCTTCCCCGAAGGAGCGGAAAAATTTGTCCCGGCAGGGTTGATCTATGGAAATTACCAGCCTGTAGCTCAAGAGCTCCGAATCTGTCCGACCAACTTCACCGGCACCGGATGTGGGCGCACGGCAGGCAGAGCCCTTTTCGCGGCCTTGTGTGAAGTGATCGAACGGGACGCCATGATGATCTGGTGGCTCAACCAGCTACCCTGCCCTAAAAGCAAGCCCCTACCCGATTCATGGTTTAAGCGAATTCTGGAAGAGCGTTTTGAATTTTCAGGACTCCACCTTGAACTATGGGAAATCACTACAGATATCAATATTCCCTGTTTTTTCGGGCTGTTGACGGATCCGTTTCATCACATCGCCAATGGGGGATTCGGCTGTCGCTTGTCCCCGGAACAGGCCGCCTTTAAGGCTCTTTGTGAATGCCTGCAGAACCGGCTCGGTGTGCTGTCTCTGCGAGATGGATCCGGAGTGCGGGAACTCAATGCCCGTCTGGGCAAGAAGGTGCTGAACTATTCCCTAGCGGAGCAATACGCCCGCGCGGAAACGGAAGGCTTTGCCACAATGACCCAACTCAACATGAACCTGCAATTCTATGCCGATCCGGATAATTTCCGGTATCTGGACACCGTACGCTCCAATCAGGACGAGGTGTTCTTTCCCCGGCCCGGGCACAGGCCTTTCGATGTCGATCCGGCTGAACAGCTTGCGGCGTATATCGACGCACTGCAACGCAAAGGGCTGGAAATCCTCGTTGTGGATATCACCCTGCCGGATATTGCTGATTTGGGTTTTTTTGTGACCCGCGCCCTGGTGCCCGGTCTGGTCCCCAACAGTGTGACCGCCTGGCCCTACCTGGGCAATCCGCGTCTGTACACCGTGCCGGAATATCTGGGATTCAAGGGAAAAAAGAACCCCAGCTGGAAACCGCACCCATGCCGTACGGTTGAAAACTCACCAGAGGATAAAGCCGCACCATGA
- a CDS encoding YcaO-like family protein codes for MIRKLFSSKTGIIRQISALMRNADQPPLHYVMTALCDTGRFGPNRNDFASTGTALDGISAWWASLGEGIERYCAALSDMHPQQKATFQQLEQAGVRALPPEKFRLFTDEQYQSPGFVFCRPERSSVLHWIAGQSLVDHGTCYLPSAMVFNAYRHPDEQLTVPNIHPGVACGTNLSGALLAALYEIIERDAMMTWWLNALPMPGIAASLPETVQTFITRNKNIEVSFLWLQTDIQVPVIFCLLVDTNAQVASGGCAARFQAEMALHKAFCEAAQTWLLALDLKRGRQGNIAHFCRKGLFPPDMDKPTAAPGTHVLHNLQAYLSAEYWDNLYPIRKPKERVALADLPGGPEHRSPEVMLRIITEMLVQTGLEPVAVNLTTPDIAETGLWVVRVCVPGMIPNTPTAYPPLGLPRLRTLPARLGFARAQAAAWNAAPIPYS; via the coding sequence ATGATCAGAAAACTCTTCAGCTCCAAAACAGGGATCATCAGACAGATCAGCGCTCTCATGCGTAACGCGGATCAGCCGCCTCTGCACTATGTTATGACCGCCCTGTGTGATACTGGTCGTTTCGGCCCGAATCGCAACGACTTCGCCTCCACCGGAACCGCTCTGGACGGCATATCCGCTTGGTGGGCATCACTGGGAGAAGGCATTGAAAGGTATTGCGCCGCCCTCTCGGACATGCACCCCCAGCAAAAGGCGACCTTCCAACAATTGGAACAGGCCGGTGTGCGGGCCTTGCCCCCGGAAAAATTCCGCCTGTTCACCGACGAACAATATCAAAGCCCTGGCTTTGTGTTTTGCAGGCCGGAGCGCAGCTCTGTTTTGCACTGGATCGCAGGACAAAGCCTGGTTGACCACGGCACATGCTATCTGCCGTCCGCCATGGTTTTTAATGCCTACCGCCATCCGGATGAACAGCTGACGGTCCCCAATATACATCCGGGAGTGGCGTGCGGGACAAATCTGAGCGGAGCCCTTCTGGCCGCCCTGTATGAAATTATCGAACGGGACGCGATGATGACCTGGTGGCTGAATGCGCTGCCCATGCCGGGCATAGCAGCCTCGTTGCCCGAAACAGTGCAGACCTTTATCACGCGCAATAAAAACATCGAAGTCTCTTTCCTCTGGCTTCAAACCGATATCCAGGTTCCGGTTATCTTTTGTCTCTTGGTGGATACCAACGCACAGGTAGCCAGCGGCGGGTGCGCGGCCAGATTCCAGGCGGAAATGGCGCTGCACAAGGCTTTTTGCGAAGCAGCGCAAACCTGGCTGCTGGCCCTGGACCTGAAACGCGGCCGGCAGGGCAATATCGCACACTTCTGTCGAAAAGGCCTGTTCCCCCCCGACATGGACAAACCAACGGCGGCCCCGGGCACACATGTGCTGCACAATCTGCAAGCCTATCTTTCGGCGGAATATTGGGACAACCTGTACCCCATCCGAAAACCAAAGGAACGGGTTGCTCTGGCTGATTTACCCGGAGGCCCGGAACATCGGTCCCCGGAAGTCATGCTCAGAATAATTACCGAGATGCTTGTGCAAACCGGTCTGGAACCCGTTGCAGTCAACCTGACCACGCCGGATATCGCGGAAACAGGTCTATGGGTGGTGCGGGTCTGCGTTCCGGGCATGATCCCCAATACCCCGACCGCGTACCCGCCCCTGGGGCTGCCGCGTCTGCGCACTCTGCCGGCCCGCCTCGGCTTTGCCCGAGCTCAGGCAGCAGCATGGAATGCAGCTCCCATCCCTTATTCATAA
- a CDS encoding YcaO-like family protein, which produces MNKQESVLYPSPYVSVLNKSSDFIVLAVNGKIKKLTCNTALLDDILSHIGPSAIFRDVVQAFAGTYPSSALEHFLNTLIRAEVLVCKNGQSFTHTLRNEGIDPASFHDILQKNPPLFIGDGVLAEALLSLVKNTVPDFFSARLHKTDLPGETDGDYTQWVKFFEHQLKTGGHTGAVFCPDTAPLQHLAALNQACLNLRIPFLLAYFNGKHLMLGPTVVPWKSPCYACLIQHRLNFMHKNNALSLSFSDALKMTEAWPLPAGPSQTGAVAWAAGLILAELYRVLQENICPQYLRRQVRIPLDGNCACTEISFAALTVCPACSGLNQKLTLGRPEALPALTGISLKKSEVRHTDGGMRTISGAEARKIIDRAFDRLGLAVTVKQLNAGPLDKILPTFRTQIEEFYRADFPFAIAHKNQWGKGLSPEQAFLSGSFELIERICADYYGDVEMVRASYREVRDMAVNVEAKIGTVYCDYGLDRFDANMPIDWVWGYSLSTQRPLLVPASMVYLTKNLFLGNFHPTTSGGLAAGTSMEDAILQGLYETIEHDSWMIYQANAVTPSRVRPESIPDSSLQEIIKKIQHAGYQVIINYLRNDLDIPVFRTWLVNEKDYVNFACCGYGANLDPLIALSRSLTEAKLSSPSQQQQENLCFRSPYTADLILNKSSVFSLYQFMQTDVFPESLYIDFHDIKNHSTGSIDEDLQKTVQFIQNNIEQTNIIFVNLTQEVFNIPVIKTIAIGMQGCFKPVQCAQDRLFSMPRKIGISEKKLRYMEIFNGSYPH; this is translated from the coding sequence ATGAACAAGCAGGAATCCGTTTTGTACCCAAGTCCTTATGTGTCCGTCCTGAACAAAAGCTCTGACTTCATCGTCCTTGCCGTGAATGGAAAAATTAAAAAACTGACATGCAATACCGCTCTTTTGGACGATATTCTTTCCCATATCGGCCCTTCAGCAATTTTTCGGGATGTCGTGCAAGCATTTGCGGGCACATATCCATCTTCCGCATTGGAGCATTTTCTGAACACGCTCATTCGCGCGGAAGTTCTGGTGTGCAAAAACGGACAGAGTTTTACGCACACGCTCCGAAATGAGGGAATCGATCCGGCATCCTTCCACGATATCCTGCAAAAAAATCCCCCGCTCTTCATCGGCGACGGCGTTTTGGCCGAAGCGCTCCTATCTCTTGTAAAAAACACGGTCCCTGATTTTTTTTCCGCAAGGCTGCACAAGACGGACCTGCCGGGCGAGACGGACGGCGACTATACACAATGGGTCAAATTTTTTGAGCACCAGCTGAAAACCGGCGGACACACAGGGGCCGTCTTCTGCCCGGACACAGCCCCGCTGCAACACCTGGCCGCCCTGAATCAGGCCTGCCTGAACCTGCGCATTCCTTTCCTGCTCGCCTACTTTAACGGAAAGCATCTGATGTTGGGGCCTACGGTCGTTCCGTGGAAAAGTCCGTGCTATGCCTGCCTGATTCAGCACAGGCTCAACTTTATGCACAAGAACAATGCGCTGAGTTTGTCTTTCAGCGACGCACTGAAAATGACTGAAGCCTGGCCGCTGCCCGCCGGTCCATCCCAAACCGGGGCTGTCGCGTGGGCGGCCGGTCTGATTCTGGCGGAGCTGTACAGAGTTCTGCAGGAAAACATCTGCCCCCAATATCTCAGACGCCAGGTCCGCATTCCGCTGGACGGCAATTGCGCCTGCACGGAAATCTCCTTTGCGGCTCTGACCGTGTGCCCAGCATGCTCGGGCCTCAATCAAAAACTGACTCTGGGCAGGCCCGAAGCTTTACCGGCCCTGACAGGCATCAGCCTGAAAAAATCCGAAGTCCGGCATACGGACGGCGGCATGCGCACAATTAGCGGCGCAGAAGCCAGAAAAATCATTGACAGGGCTTTCGACAGACTCGGCCTGGCCGTTACGGTCAAGCAACTCAATGCAGGCCCGCTGGATAAAATTTTGCCGACATTCCGTACCCAAATTGAAGAATTTTACCGGGCGGATTTCCCTTTTGCCATCGCCCATAAAAATCAATGGGGAAAGGGGCTGAGTCCGGAGCAGGCTTTTCTGTCCGGATCTTTTGAACTGATCGAGAGAATATGCGCGGACTATTACGGGGATGTGGAAATGGTCAGGGCTTCCTACAGGGAAGTCCGAGACATGGCCGTCAATGTGGAAGCCAAGATCGGCACGGTCTATTGCGATTACGGGTTGGACAGATTTGATGCAAACATGCCCATAGACTGGGTCTGGGGGTATTCTCTGAGCACGCAGCGGCCGTTATTGGTGCCGGCATCCATGGTATATCTCACCAAAAATCTCTTTCTCGGCAATTTTCACCCCACTACATCCGGCGGCTTGGCTGCCGGCACCTCCATGGAAGACGCAATTCTGCAGGGGTTGTATGAAACCATTGAACACGATTCCTGGATGATCTACCAGGCCAATGCCGTAACACCTTCCCGTGTACGTCCGGAATCCATACCGGACTCCAGTTTGCAGGAAATCATAAAAAAAATACAGCATGCCGGTTATCAGGTCATCATCAACTACCTGCGCAACGACCTGGACATACCGGTATTTCGGACCTGGCTGGTCAACGAAAAAGACTACGTCAATTTTGCCTGCTGCGGTTATGGCGCCAATCTTGACCCGCTGATCGCCCTGAGCCGCTCCCTGACCGAGGCAAAACTTTCTTCACCGAGCCAGCAACAGCAGGAAAATCTTTGTTTTCGCTCTCCTTATACTGCGGATCTTATTCTGAATAAATCTTCCGTGTTCAGTCTATACCAATTTATGCAGACAGATGTGTTTCCGGAAAGCTTATACATAGATTTTCATGATATCAAAAATCATTCTACCGGCAGTATCGATGAGGATCTCCAGAAGACTGTTCAATTTATACAAAACAATATCGAGCAGACGAATATTATTTTCGTCAACCTGACCCAGGAAGTCTTCAATATCCCTGTCATCAAAACCATTGCTATTGGAATGCAAGGATGCTTTAAGCCTGTGCAATGCGCTCAGGACAGGTTGTTTTCCATGCCCAGAAAAATAGGCATTTCTGAAAAGAAATTGCGCTATATGGAGATATTCAATGGAAGTTATCCGCATTAA
- a CDS encoding lysylphosphatidylglycerol synthase transmembrane domain-containing protein, whose product MYVIFDADIYSEYQHQRIIRHVVPYKYQGIGHSRCFFFISFACRAERWRISLLHANPDLRWSTCAGPLMLCAAANNILPLRAGDILRIFAFNQALKINTTTSCAALFAERLLEVFMLVTFLGLALICFRAEAPDFLRISGSILVASGIAVFLLLLVFPPVFQPLFFRLAELAAGLFPKAGTILRTEFQKFFALLEYTSRGSTMARLLLWSVLAWVTEGLVFWFAALALPSVDNHLAAWLAFPAGTLATAIPSAPGYMGTFDYATARAMDYLGNSAAGSAAYALLVHAVLWLLPLLAGYGYLLLHTDSKQLMTHLGNILRAKSEKFHS is encoded by the coding sequence ATGTACGTTATCTTTGATGCTGATATTTATTCAGAATATCAACATCAAAGAATTATACGTCATGTTGTCCCATACAAATATCAAGGTATTGGGCATAGCCGTTGTTTTTTTTTCATCAGCTTCGCATGCAGGGCTGAGCGCTGGAGAATCAGCCTGCTTCACGCCAATCCGGATTTGCGCTGGAGCACCTGCGCCGGGCCGCTGATGCTATGCGCGGCAGCCAATAATATTTTGCCCCTCAGAGCCGGTGATATATTGCGTATTTTCGCATTCAACCAGGCCCTGAAAATAAACACGACCACATCCTGCGCAGCCCTTTTTGCGGAAAGGTTGCTGGAAGTATTCATGCTGGTGACCTTTCTCGGCCTTGCCTTGATCTGTTTCCGGGCGGAAGCTCCAGACTTCTTGCGAATCAGCGGAAGCATTCTGGTTGCATCCGGAATAGCTGTTTTCCTTCTGCTGCTTGTTTTCCCCCCTGTGTTCCAACCCCTGTTCTTCCGACTGGCCGAGCTTGCGGCCGGACTTTTCCCAAAAGCCGGCACCATCCTGCGTACTGAATTTCAAAAATTTTTCGCGCTGCTGGAATATACTTCCAGGGGCAGCACCATGGCTCGCCTTCTTTTATGGTCCGTACTCGCTTGGGTCACGGAGGGCCTTGTCTTCTGGTTTGCCGCCCTGGCCTTGCCGTCCGTGGACAACCATCTTGCCGCGTGGCTGGCCTTCCCGGCGGGAACCCTGGCAACGGCCATCCCCAGCGCGCCGGGATATATGGGCACCTTTGATTACGCTACGGCCCGCGCCATGGATTATCTGGGCAACTCCGCAGCCGGCTCGGCCGCTTATGCGCTTCTGGTTCATGCCGTACTCTGGCTGCTGCCGTTACTCGCTGGATATGGATACCTGCTCTTACATACTGATTCAAAACAGCTTATGACACATCTTGGAAATATATTACGAGCAAAATCTGAAAAATTTCATTCGTAA
- a CDS encoding acyltransferase family protein has translation MKKSTYQYELDVLRIMGAISIVLFHYTFRGYAADNMSILSFPFLGEIFKYGCFGIFIFFILSGYTIILSSRNKNFFDFLYSRVLRLYPSFWIAVCITSIAALLFESDQYHVDLKQFFLNLTMLGDYIGVPPVDGAYWFLFVIIKFYFIVSLIILLNLMRFQKYIAGIWLALSLITLFYDGYKIYKFLIMPGCSSFLISGMIFCAAKQEGWDIYKIIVQITSFALSLYTINNYTHFFNKYFSTDMSLYIMVLIITFIYLLMYILTIGSCLVHESPFDYKASHDNEKQVCEAFKNFRGQSPTNSEAVCRGFECPADS, from the coding sequence ATGAAAAAAAGCACCTATCAATACGAACTTGATGTGTTGCGAATTATGGGAGCAATCAGTATTGTATTATTTCATTATACCTTCAGAGGATATGCCGCAGATAATATGTCGATTTTGTCTTTTCCGTTTTTAGGAGAGATATTCAAATATGGATGCTTTGGAATATTTATTTTTTTCATTTTGAGTGGATATACTATCATTCTTTCATCTCGCAATAAAAATTTTTTTGATTTTCTATATTCCAGAGTACTCAGACTATATCCATCATTTTGGATTGCTGTGTGCATAACCAGCATAGCTGCACTACTATTTGAAAGCGATCAATATCATGTTGATCTAAAACAATTTTTTTTAAATTTAACTATGCTTGGTGATTATATTGGAGTACCTCCTGTTGATGGCGCTTATTGGTTTCTATTTGTTATAATTAAGTTTTACTTCATAGTATCATTAATAATATTACTGAATTTAATGAGATTTCAAAAATATATAGCAGGGATATGGCTTGCCTTATCCTTGATAACACTTTTCTACGACGGTTATAAGATATATAAATTTCTCATTATGCCAGGATGTTCTTCTTTTTTAATATCAGGAATGATTTTCTGCGCAGCTAAACAGGAAGGATGGGACATCTATAAAATCATTGTACAAATCACTTCTTTCGCACTCTCTTTATATACTATCAATAACTACACACACTTTTTCAATAAATATTTTTCAACAGATATGTCATTATACATTATGGTTCTGATAATAACGTTTATATACTTATTAATGTATATTTTAACAATAGGGTCATGCCTAGTCCATGAGTCTCCATTCGACTATAAGGCTAGTCACGACAATGAAAAACAAGTATGCGAAGCGTTCAAGAATTTCAGAGGCCAAAGTCCGACAAATAGTGAAGCTGTTTGCCGTGGATTTGAATGCCCTGCAGATAGCTGA
- a CDS encoding IS1595-like element ISDeor2 family transposase: MKNKYAKRSRISEAKVRQIVKLFAVDLNALQIAEIAGVNRNTANRYLAAFRERIARFCEAESPVQGEVEVDESYFGARRVKGVRGRGAKGKTIVFGLFKREGRVCTEIVPDCSKITLQGIIRGRVKLESIIHSDGWRGYDGLVDLGYQKHFRVEHGNNEFANKNSHINGIESFWTFAKTRLVRFRGLPKHTFYFHLKECEFRFNHRNEDSYKLLLKMLRENPLS, encoded by the coding sequence ATGAAAAACAAGTATGCGAAGCGTTCAAGAATTTCAGAGGCCAAAGTCCGACAAATAGTGAAGCTGTTTGCCGTGGATTTGAATGCCCTGCAGATAGCTGAAATAGCCGGGGTAAATCGTAATACCGCGAACCGTTATCTGGCTGCTTTCCGAGAGAGGATTGCCCGGTTCTGCGAGGCGGAGTCTCCTGTTCAAGGCGAAGTTGAGGTTGATGAAAGCTATTTTGGCGCACGCCGCGTTAAAGGAGTCAGAGGCCGAGGAGCCAAGGGCAAAACCATTGTGTTCGGCTTATTCAAGCGTGAAGGTCGCGTTTGTACCGAAATTGTCCCGGACTGTTCAAAAATCACCCTCCAAGGGATCATCCGGGGCCGCGTGAAACTTGAAAGCATTATTCACTCTGATGGCTGGCGCGGCTATGATGGTCTCGTAGACCTAGGCTACCAAAAACACTTCCGGGTTGAGCATGGCAACAATGAATTTGCCAATAAAAACTCACACATTAACGGCATTGAGAGCTTCTGGACTTTTGCCAAAACACGACTTGTTCGTTTTAGGGGTTTGCCCAAGCACACTTTTTACTTTCATTTGAAAGAATGTGAATTTCGCTTTAACCATAGAAACGAAGATAGTTATAAACTTCTGCTCAAAATGCTCAGAGAAAATCCACTCAGCTAG
- a CDS encoding M3 family oligoendopeptidase, giving the protein MEVKINKRKRNFVPENINLDSWGDIESLFLLLLEEDIHTEADAKKWIRKMNELKAVLHQEKNMRYIHFTCRTDDTDRARRYRHFCREIEPKYKREFQKLHHKLNQVPCREQMRHGEYSVYFKDVQKNRKVLHSRDLHLKVEESEAKAAYQRLTSKISISYRGETLTRHEISGYLRSPDRTVRKEIWELEAAQWMRIQDEVEDIFTRLLHLRTQLAVRTGFADYMEYLFHAQKRVDYGPQDCASFHALCRKQIVPLLKNIQEERKTKLGIGVLKPFDLFCDEDGMEPLRPFQGTGELMEKSRMVFSRIDPRFGDCFEILCRNGLMDLDSRQGKAPGSYCVNLEESGLPFIFMNATGSQQDVITFLHEAGHAFHYLAMADSSHTSLPPLEMSELAARGMEVMGVNHLDVFYNDADDTLWAGKQYFQKMIARLTGIAHINSFEQWVYTHPDHSVEDRREYWASLQHEYGGLVDYSNELVKTTYHQTSLVFEAPFYFITYAFAYAGALQLLNIYQNNKQRCVDNYWNALSLGGSEGLRNLYRAAGVEFGFPEEFVVQSIGKWT; this is encoded by the coding sequence ATGGAAGTCAAAATTAATAAAAGAAAAAGAAATTTTGTTCCTGAAAACATAAACCTGGATTCATGGGGTGATATTGAATCGCTTTTCCTGCTTTTGCTGGAAGAAGATATCCATACGGAAGCAGATGCGAAGAAATGGATACGGAAAATGAATGAACTTAAGGCTGTGTTGCATCAGGAAAAAAACATGCGTTATATTCACTTCACCTGCCGAACGGATGACACGGACAGAGCGCGTCGATATCGGCATTTCTGTCGTGAAATTGAACCAAAATATAAAAGGGAATTTCAGAAATTACATCATAAATTAAATCAGGTTCCATGCAGAGAGCAGATGAGGCATGGAGAGTATTCCGTGTATTTCAAAGATGTGCAAAAGAACAGAAAAGTGTTGCACAGCAGGGATTTACACCTGAAGGTGGAAGAAAGTGAAGCAAAGGCGGCCTATCAGCGCCTGACCTCCAAAATAAGTATTTCTTACAGGGGAGAAACGCTGACCAGACATGAAATATCCGGATATTTGCGCAGCCCTGACCGGACTGTTCGCAAAGAAATATGGGAGCTGGAGGCGGCGCAATGGATGCGGATTCAGGATGAGGTGGAAGACATTTTTACACGCCTGCTGCATCTGCGCACACAGCTGGCTGTGCGCACCGGGTTTGCAGATTATATGGAATATCTTTTCCATGCCCAGAAAAGAGTTGATTATGGTCCGCAGGACTGCGCTTCTTTTCATGCATTGTGCAGAAAGCAGATTGTTCCCCTGCTGAAAAACATACAGGAGGAAAGGAAAACAAAGCTTGGGATCGGTGTCTTAAAACCTTTTGACCTGTTCTGTGACGAAGACGGGATGGAACCGCTCAGACCGTTTCAAGGGACAGGGGAATTGATGGAAAAATCCCGGATGGTTTTTTCGCGGATTGATCCGCGCTTTGGAGACTGCTTTGAAATTCTGTGCCGGAACGGACTGATGGACCTCGACAGTCGGCAGGGAAAGGCACCGGGGTCCTATTGCGTGAACCTGGAGGAGAGCGGCCTGCCTTTTATTTTCATGAACGCCACGGGTTCACAGCAGGATGTGATCACTTTTCTCCATGAAGCAGGACATGCTTTTCACTACTTGGCCATGGCGGATTCTTCGCATACAAGCCTGCCGCCTCTGGAAATGAGCGAGCTGGCTGCCCGGGGCATGGAAGTCATGGGCGTGAATCACTTGGATGTTTTTTACAATGATGCCGACGATACCCTGTGGGCTGGAAAACAATATTTTCAGAAGATGATTGCTCGTCTGACGGGCATTGCTCACATCAATTCCTTTGAGCAATGGGTATATACCCACCCCGATCATAGCGTTGAGGACAGAAGAGAATATTGGGCCTCTTTACAGCATGAATACGGGGGGCTTGTTGATTATTCCAATGAGCTAGTCAAAACAACATACCATCAGACATCTCTTGTGTTTGAGGCTCCGTTTTATTTTATCACCTATGCCTTTGCATATGCCGGCGCGTTGCAATTATTGAATATATATCAAAATAATAAGCAGAGATGTGTTGATAATTATTGGAACGCACTATCTCTTGGGGGAAGTGAAGGTTTAAGAAATCTTTATCGCGCTGCCGGAGTTGAATTTGGATTTCCTGAGGAGTTTGTCGTCCAGTCGATTGGAAAATGGACTTAG